GATCATCTTCCTGACCGAAGCGCCCGGCATCGTCGACGACGAAGGCGAGCTGGTGCGCGAAATGTCGCTCGACGCGGCCGCCGAGCTGCTCGATTCCGGCAACGTCCAGGGCGACGACGCGTTCTTCCTGAAGCACTCGATCCGCGCGTGCCGCGGCGGCGTGACCCGTGCCCACCTGATCCCGCAGTCGCTCGACGGCAGCATGCTGCTCGAACTGTTCCTGCACGACGGCGTCGGCACGATGATCTCGTACGAGAACCTCGAAAGCCTGCGCGAGGCGACGCCGGACGACGTCGGCGGCATCCTGTCGCTGATCGAGCCGCTCGAATCGGACGGCACGCTGGTGCGACGCGGCCGCCACCAGATCGAACGCGACATCGACCACTTCTCGGTGATCGAGCACGATGGCGTGCTGTTCGGCTGCGCGGCGCTGTACCCGTACCAGCAGGAGAAGATCGGCGAGATGGCGTGCCTGACGGTCGCGCCGGAAGCGCAAGGTTCGGGCGACGGCGAACGCCTGCTCAAGCGCATCGAGCAGCGCGCCCGCGCGCGCGGCCTCACGCACATCTTCGTGCTCACGACGCGCACCGAGCACTGGTTCCTCAAGCGCGGCTTCGTCAAGGTCAGCGTCGACGACCTGCCGGAAGACCGCCGCAAACTCTATAACTGGCAGCGCAAGTCGCTCGTGCTGATGAAGCAGCTCTGAGCGCAGGCACGACTGCCCTCCCCCCAGTTCGATTACAGGAGAAGTACACGATGGCTCGAATGATTCAATGCGCGAAGCTCGGCAAGGAAGCCGAAGGCCTCGATTTCCCGCCGCTGCCGGGCGAACTCGGCAAGCGCATTTACGAGAGCGTCTCGAAGGAAGCGTGGCAGGGCTGGCTCAAGCAGCAGACGATGCTGATCAACGAAAACCGCCTGAACATGGCCGACCCGCGCGCGCGCCAGTACCTGATGAAGCAGACGGAAAAGTACTTCTTCGGCGACGGCGCGGACCAGGCGTCCGGCTACGTGCCGCCGACGGAAGGCTGATGACTCGGCGCGCGCGGCTGGCAGCCTGCCGGCCACGCGCTCCAGGAAAGACGGCACCGTGTTTCGCACGGTGCCGTTTTCTTTTGGCGATACGCGTCCGGTGCGCTCCGGCCTCCCGCGCGGCAGCCTTGCGGGCCGCTCAGCCGGCCGGCTTCAGCGCACCGCCCTCGCCCGGCTGCGCATTCCCGTCAGCCGCGGATTCCGCGCTGCCGCCTTCGGTGCCCCACTCGGCCGCATCGCTGCGTTCGGCCGTCGACAGTTCGTCCGCGCGATACCCGGTGCGATTCAGCAGCGCCAGCATGCAGGCGAGCGACACGAGCGCGTAGAACCCCGATGCGACCGCGACGCCGACGATGCTGCCGGTCGCGTTGAGGATCGCCTGCGCGAGCACCGGCGTGCCGCCGCCGACGACGAGCGCGCTCAGCTGATATGCGAGCGACAGGCCCGTGTAGCGGATGTTCGCCGGGAACACCCGCGCGAGCACGCCGCCGACCGCGCCATAGAACATCGCCGACGGAATCGTCGAGATGCACATGCCCGCGACGGCCACCCAGTACGAACGCGTCGCAAGCGCATGGAACATCACGGGCATCAGCACGATTTCCGGAATCAGGATCCAGCACATCGCGCGGCGCATGTCGACCTTCGACACGAACCACGCGCCGACCGGCTGCATCAGGAACTGCACGACGAGCGAGATCGACAGGATGCCGAGGAACGTGCCCTGCGCGTAGCCGAGTTCCTTCGTCGCCCACGACAGCGCGAACGTGCTGCGGAAATACGTGACGTTGATCACGGGCAGTGTGCCGGCCGCGAGCAGCACGACCACCCAGTGATCGCGCACGACGTCGCGCAACGGCAGCTTCACCGTGCGCTTGCGCGCGAGCACGCGCTGCATGTCGGCCGACTCCTCGAGCTTCAGCCGGATCACCATGCCGATGATCACGAGCACGGCCGACAGCAGGAACGGAATGCGCCAGCCCCACATCAGGAACGACGGTGTCGGCAGCGCGCTCAGCGCGAAGAACGCGGCCGTGGCCAGCAGGTTGCCGGTGGGCGAACCCTGCTGCGCGAACGCCGCATACAGGATGCTGCGATGCTTCGGCGCGTTCTCGCTCGCGATCAGCACCGCGCCGCCCCACTCACCGCCGACCGCGATGCCTTGCAGCACGCGCAGCACGACGAGGCCGGCCGGCGCCCAGACGCCGATCTGCGCGTAGCCGGGCAACAGGCCGATGCCGGTCGTCGCCAGCCCCATCATCACCAGCGTGATCACGAGCGCGGTCTTGCGGCCGACACGATCGCCGAGATGCCCGAACACGATGCCGCCGAGCGGCCGCGCGGCGAAGCCGGCCCAGAACGTGACGAATGCAAGCAGCGTCGCGACACCGGGATCCATCGTGCTCGCAAAGAACACCTTGCCGAACACGAGCGCCGCGGCCGTGCCGTAGATGTAGAAGTCGTACCACTCGATCGTGGTGCCGACGAACGCCGCGAAGGCGGCGCGGCCAGGCCGCGGCTGCGGCTGAGCGGCGGACGGGGATTGCGGACGGCTCATTGATGTCTCCATGTCTGTGATCGGTGGCGCGACTGTCGCGCGCCTTTTCCGGGTGGCCGGCTCTACGCCGCCGGCCGGCGAGGTTGCTCCAGGGTGCGTTGCCCTGTGTTGCGCTGCTTTTCGTTGCTTTTCGTTGCGGTCCGTCGGCCCGTCATGCTCGCCTGCGGGCCTCGTCGGCCGGTCACGTCTGGTCGGGCGCCGCCCTCAGAACACCGGCCTCGAGCAGTTGCTGCTGAAGCGCGCGATCGACGCCGAGCCGGTCGAGCACGGCACGCGTGTCGCCGCCGAGCGCGGGTGGCGGCGAACGATAGGTCGCCGGCGTGCGCGACAGCTTCACCGGCGACGCGGTGCCGCGATACGCGCCGATCTCGACGAACAGGTTCCGGTGCAGCGCATGCGGATCGTGCG
The DNA window shown above is from Burkholderia cepacia and carries:
- a CDS encoding oxidative damage protection protein, giving the protein MARMIQCAKLGKEAEGLDFPPLPGELGKRIYESVSKEAWQGWLKQQTMLINENRLNMADPRARQYLMKQTEKYFFGDGADQASGYVPPTEG
- a CDS encoding MFS transporter; its protein translation is MSRPQSPSAAQPQPRPGRAAFAAFVGTTIEWYDFYIYGTAAALVFGKVFFASTMDPGVATLLAFVTFWAGFAARPLGGIVFGHLGDRVGRKTALVITLVMMGLATTGIGLLPGYAQIGVWAPAGLVVLRVLQGIAVGGEWGGAVLIASENAPKHRSILYAAFAQQGSPTGNLLATAAFFALSALPTPSFLMWGWRIPFLLSAVLVIIGMVIRLKLEESADMQRVLARKRTVKLPLRDVVRDHWVVVLLAAGTLPVINVTYFRSTFALSWATKELGYAQGTFLGILSISLVVQFLMQPVGAWFVSKVDMRRAMCWILIPEIVLMPVMFHALATRSYWVAVAGMCISTIPSAMFYGAVGGVLARVFPANIRYTGLSLAYQLSALVVGGGTPVLAQAILNATGSIVGVAVASGFYALVSLACMLALLNRTGYRADELSTAERSDAAEWGTEGGSAESAADGNAQPGEGGALKPAG
- the argA gene encoding amino-acid N-acetyltransferase; amino-acid sequence: MNSQTDLPPAQTGAATPPAADDSPASHAQFVDWMRSVAPYIHKFRNSTFVVGFGGEVVQQGLLNALVSDIALLQAMGIQIVLVHGSRPQVEEQLSLHGVESEFSHGLRITDARALESAKEAAGEVRLDIEAAISQGLPNSPMAHAHISVVSGNFVTARPVGILDGVDFAHTGIVRKIDAESIRHSLASRKLVLLSPLGFSPTGEAFNLSMEDVASAAAIALRADKIIFLTEAPGIVDDEGELVREMSLDAAAELLDSGNVQGDDAFFLKHSIRACRGGVTRAHLIPQSLDGSMLLELFLHDGVGTMISYENLESLREATPDDVGGILSLIEPLESDGTLVRRGRHQIERDIDHFSVIEHDGVLFGCAALYPYQQEKIGEMACLTVAPEAQGSGDGERLLKRIEQRARARGLTHIFVLTTRTEHWFLKRGFVKVSVDDLPEDRRKLYNWQRKSLVLMKQL